The following are encoded in a window of Colletotrichum lupini chromosome 3, complete sequence genomic DNA:
- a CDS encoding DASH complex subunit Spc34, with protein sequence MSMLAIHLEQIALCCEGIDSLPFPPPKIFTNAMLYNTDITSLIRDTEAHERALFSVPPPPPPPATSSSSQNQEAKPTTSRRQTVFNVASGEVTTGPPPGTSRAAGGGGIGGPRRHTAVSAVLGGDLHAQLRRGERQAASKGGDVDVEVLLQGATKLCGVYALPGALERIPQLRSRYAHQTNTLAYYEAKVAENQAAVERMNKDHWMSEGDDEQFDDEEDEEEEAGEDVMTEEDLRAEEEFVRELDKKKRELQQRLRAMEKDLGALLNM encoded by the exons ATGTCAATGCTCGCAATCCACCTCGAGCAGATAGCTCTCTGCTGCGAGGGCATCGACTCGCTCCC CTTCCCACCGCCCAAAATCTTCACAAATGCAATGCTCTACAACACCGATATCACCTCCCTAATCCGCGACACCGAAGCCCACGAACGCGCCCTCTTCTCCGTACCCCCGCCCCCACCACCGCCAGCAACATCATCATCCTCCCAAAACCAAGAAGCGAAACCCACCACCTCCCGCCGCCAAACCGTCTTCAACGTCGCTTCGGGTGAAGTCACAACCGGCCCACCACCAGGAACCTCCCGCGCTGCAGGCGGCGGAGGCATAGGCGGTCCCCGCCGCCACACCGCCGTCTCCGCCGTCCTCGGAGGCGACCTCCACGCCCAGCTGCGCCGCGGCGAGCGCCAGGCCGCGAGCAAAGGGGGCGACgtcgacgtcgaggtactctTGCAGGGCGCGACGAAGCTGTGCGGCGTGTACGCTCTCCCCGGCGCGCTCGAGCGGATTCCGCAGCTGAGGTCGCGGTACGCGCACCAGACGAATACGTTGGCGTACTACGAGGCAAAGGTTGCCGAGAACCAGGCTGCGGTGGAGAGAATGAACAAGGATCATTGGATGAGTGAGGGAGATGACGAGCAATTTGATGACgaagaggacgaagaggaagaagcggGCGAGGATGTCATGACGGAAGAGGACCTACGGGCCGAGGAGGAGTTTGTGAGGGAGCTTGataagaagaagcgggaGCTGCAGCAGCGGTTGCGGGCGATGGAAAAGGACTTGGGAGCATTGCTGAACATGTGA
- a CDS encoding major facilitator superfamily transporter, translating to MLDQRGIVKRLPASREFGSGLQRTDGGVQLNRGEPHYQTAKASNLDLVILAPDGVIVRGNVVSRRPSRACAVIDNAYQRFPAQRGGRPSRCEHLHHIAFLDPEVLEVIRSGCGGNMGLRSRADWDYLEPDRNLDGRLHKTKAFGHGISAESNAQYEKMVCTTPTDRSVVASEDKLEWDVDEERRAKRKIDMTVLPLLVLGLLMFQLDRMNLASALTAGFARDINVSQDTINLGNQLMFMGTVVLEIPCNLLLQRVRPYKPTLKLIHLPSPPVTSSTSKFGPRKWISLQVLLFGTVATLQVLVKNRAGFLAIRLMLGLAEAGYIPGSMYTLSNWYSKHELAKRIAVFMFGQFGGNALSPLLASGILKLAGKGGLTGWQWLFLIEGLATLVVAMMLIFLLPGSPDTPKPLGSPGLIRFSTRQQQILQQRMQIDEPGKNDGVNGIVIPWAPVWKTVKHYKRWPHYVSTFCVFSTWSPLTTYTPSIIMALGFDRISANALAAVGASLAMAVVFAFAMLSDRSNKRGSTVLLGHVCYLTILVVARTVHPHVGKWSRWGLWTAINAFAVCYHPAHNTWLQVNCRDPRERSIGIAIWVMSAISGLMVGSQYFRGNDLPFYDKGLLTMIIMVSIGMAFALLQEAVYVLHNRRVAQGKHRPKDAAFEYE from the exons ATGCTTGACCAACGTGGGATCGTAAAGAGA CTGCCCGCCTCCCGAGAGTTTGGGAGCGGCTTGCAGCGGACGGATGGAGGGGTTCAACTGAACAGGGGTGAACCCCACTACCAAACCGCCAAAGCCTCCAATC TCGATTTGGTCATCTTAGCGCCCGATGGCGTTATCGTGCGAGGAAACGTTGTCTCCCGTCGCCCGTCACGAGCATGTGCTGTTATCGATAACGCTTATCAGCGCTTCCCGGCCCAGCGAGGTGGGAGACCATCAAGGTGCGAGCACTTACATCACATTGCGTTCTTGGACCCTGAAGTTCTTGAGGTTATCCGCAGTGGATGTGGGGGAAACATGGGTTTGCGGTCCAGGGCAGACTGGGATTATTTAGAGCCTGATAGGAACCTGGATGGCCGACTACACAAGACAAAAGCATTTGGCCATGGCATTTCAGCTGAATCCAATGCCCAAT ATGAAAAGATGGTGTGCACCACGCCGACGGACCGATCCGTCGTGGCGTCCGAGGACAAGTTGGAGTGGGATGTCGATGAGGAACGCAGGGCTAAGAGGAA AATCGACATGACTGTGTTACCTCTCCTTGTCTTGGGTCTGCTCATGTTCCAGCTCGACCGTATGAACCTAGCTTCAGCACTTACAGCCGGCTTCGCGAGGGATATCAACGTCAGTCAGGATACTATCAATCTGGGAAACCAGCTCATGTTCATGGGCACTGTTGTCTTGGAGATTCCATGTAACTTGCTGTTACAAAGGGTGCGTCCGTACAAGCCAACGCTCAAACTTATTcacctcccctcccctcccgtTACCAGTTCCACCTCCAAA TTTGGCCCCCGAAAATGGATCTCCCTACAAGTCCTCCTCTTCGGCACCGTCGCCACGCTCCAAGTCCTCGTCAAGAACCGCGCCGGCTTCCTCGCCATCCGCCTCATGCTCGGCCTCGCTGAGGCGGGGTACATCCCCGGATCAATGTACACCCTGTCCAACTGGTACTCGAAACACGAGCTGGCGAAGCGCATTGCCGTCTTCATGTTTGGGCAGTTTGGGGGCAACGCCCTGAGTCCACTGCTTGCTTCTGGAATACTGAAGTTGGCCGGAAAGGGCGGGTTGACGGGTTGGCAGTGGCTTTTCCTAA TTGAGGGCCTGGCGACTCTGGTCGTTGCCATGATGctcatcttcctcctccccGGATCCCCCGACACGCCGAAACCCCTCGGAAGCCCAGGCCTGATTCGATTCTCGACGAGACAGCAGCAGATCCTCCAACAAAGAATGCAAATCGATGAGCCCGGAAAGAACGATGGAGTAAACGGTATCGTAATCCCCTGGGCCCCCGTCTGGAAGACAGTCAAGCACTACAAGAGATGGCCGCACTACGTATCCACCTTTTGCGTCTTTTCGACGTGGTCGCCGCTCACAACATATACTCCTTCCATCATTAT GGCCCTCGGTTTCGACCGCATCAGCGCCAACGCCCTGGCCGCGGTCGGCGCGTCTCTCGCCATGGCCGTCGTCTTCGCCTTTGCCATGCTGAGTGATCGGTCTAATAAGAGAGGATCGACGGTGCTGTTGGGACATGTGTGCTATCTGACCATACTGGTGGTGGCCCGGACAGTGCATCCGCACGTCGGGAAGTGGTCGAGGTGGGGTTTGTGGACGGCCATCAATGCTTTTGCTGTCTGCTACCACCCGGCGCATAACACATGGCTGCAGGTCAATTGCCGTGACCCGAGAGAGCGCAGCATTGGAATTGC CATTTGGGTGATGTCTGCCATCAGTGGTTTAATGGTAGGATCTCAATACTTCAGGGGTAACGATCTGCCTTT CTACGACAAGGGCCTCTTGACGATGATCATTATGGTCTCGATCGGCATGGCGTTTGCTTTATTGCAGGAGGCCGTTTATGTGTTGCATAACAGGCGCGTGGCGCAAGGCAAACACCGACCCAAGGACG CGGCGTTTGAATACGAATGA
- a CDS encoding DNA replication regulator SLD2, translating into MDEPTKAEYELQSQKLRVELKTWETSWAKSHDGKKPGRGDIKSNADIAQKYKQYNKVRDILSGKIPPPSKEAPKPKKRDDIPPLARTPSKKTRHTETPSKRRTNPEDAALTSTPSISRTLFSPMAPRSIGPTPQRDGRVLGLFDLMVERELGTPSRKNINTSADARVMTTPRKRATPMDEEDDAKFGRAPMSTSKRQMLDSFMTPLKNKDVPAADAKTPTTVSKLQFSTPSFLKRHTQPPPSKSDDFTAPPLRLPRKPLVRGLSAIVASLRKVEEDNLDNEDELEALREAEGEVVQPKVPSKPKADILAADSQVNLPLGGFDDEALYDSPDEEQVGRDGMPLRVYKKKGQKRTTRRSNMKPVHVKRPSAPAEEEAQEGDEEGGVPKTQDSGDPEDNYDELAGSGSDTEFDESAPKTKSKKKEEKKTEKVGAVKKAVRKVNAMAHTNFRRLKLKNNGAKGGPGYNSKFRRRR; encoded by the exons ATGGACGAACCGACAAAGGCAGAGTATGAGCTCCAGTCACAGAAACTACGTGTCGAACTCAAGACGTGGGAGACCTCCTGGGCAAAGTCTCACGATGGGAAGAAGCCGGGCAGAGGTGATATCAAAAGCAACGCCGACATAG CGCAAAAATACAAGCAATACAACAAAGTCCGCGACATCCTTTCAGGAAAGATTCCTCCACCTTCAAAAGAAGCTCCGAAACCAAAGAAGCGGGACGATATCCCCCCCCTCGCGAGGACGCCTTCGAAGAAAACCAGGCACACCGAAACGCCCTCGAAAAGAAGGACGAATCCCGAAGATGCCGCCCTCACTAGCACCCCCTCGATCTCCAGAACCCTCTTCAGCCCCATGGCTCCAAGATCGATTGGACCTACTCCACAGCGCGATGGTCGTGTACTGGGATTGTTTGACCTAATGGTGGAGCGTGAGCTCGGAACACCGTCAAGAAAGAACATCAACACCTCTGCCGACGCCAGAGTAATGACGACACCAAGAAAACGTGCGACACCCATGGACGAGGAGGATGATGCGAAATTTGGGCGGGCGCCAATGTCCACGAGCAAACGGCAAATGCTAGACAGCTTCATGACACCTCTGAAGAACAAAGATGTCCCTGCAGCAGACGCCAAAACACCGACAACTGTTTCGAAGCTTCAGTTCAGCACCCCGTCCTTCCTCAAAAGACACACCCAGCCACCACCCAGCAAGAGCGATGACTTTACAGCGCCGCCCCTGCGATTACCTCGGAAACCCCTGGTTCGTGGCCTCAGTGCTATTGTAGCAAGTCTCAGAAAGGTGGAAGAAGATAACTTGGACAACGAAGACGAACTCGAGGCTCTACGGGAGGCGGAAGGCGAAGTTGTGCAGCCTAAAGTGCCTTCGAAGCCGAAAGCGGATATTCTCGCTGCAGACAGTCAGGTCAATCTTCCTCTTGGAGGGTTTGATGACGAGGCTCTTTACGACAGTCCCGATGAAGAGCAGGTGGGACGTGATGGAATGCCGCTAAGGGTATACAAGAAGAAGGGGCAGAAACGAACGACGAGGAGATCCAACATGAAGCCTGTCCACGTTAAACGGCCATCGGCTCCCGCCGAGGAAGAGGCACAAGAAGGAGACGAAGAAGGAGGCGTGCCAAAAACACAAGACAGTGGTGATCCAGAGGACAACTATGATGAGCTCGCGGGCTCGGGTTCGGACACAGAGTTTGACGAGTCGGCACCAAAAACCAAGTCCAAGAAGaaggaagaaaagaagaCGGAGAAGGTCGGGGCGGTCAAGAAGGCCGTCAGAAAGGTGAACGCAATGGCGCATACGAATTTCCGGCGATTGAAACTGAAGAACAACGGCGCGAAAGGCGGGCCCGGATACAACAGCAAGTTCAGAAGACGACGCTGA
- a CDS encoding alkaline phosphatase: MRSSAVVFAALVQSVLSLPNVKNFIYIVPDGYGPASQTMARDYVSLLQNGQNPKAPVSFQLAADKMVLGNVRTLSSDNLITDSAASGTAFACGVKSYNNAIGVNPAGEPVGSILEAAKLAGMKTGLVVTSTINHATPACYAAHVADRNSYAKIAEHEIGYGHPLGPVADILLGGGRCYFKPASDLTSCRKDEVDLFGFAQENGYHVVQNRSAFDALNKGLGDIRLPYIGQMMYEIDRSRQPSQEPSLLEMAETALNSLHRGTHCREEGYFLMIEASRIDHAGHANDPAAHLFDTIHYNEVMGFVRAWIDEHPDTLLMSAADHECGGLTLNGFNPLPLVKVNASTEFLMHVWDAYTGSDKKAFLVGEILPEYGLADATDAEVNTLLAAGSLSSELGNLLASRAGVHWSTGGHTASDITLYGYGAGENGRTIKGDMAGNWDNTELPKYIEKVLGVDMGQATELLRANGTDWAGKRDLSRRSDEHIHGHDHSH; this comes from the exons ATGCGCTCCTCAGCCGTGGTCTTCGCCGCCTTGGTGCAGTCTGTCCTGTCACTCCCCAATGTCAAGAACTTCATCTACATTGTTCCGGATGGATACGGTCCCGCTTCTCAGACAATGGCGAGGGACTATGTCTCATTGCTGCAAAATGGCCAGAATCCCAAAGCACCTGTGAGCTTCCAGCTTGCGGCTGATAAGATG GTCCTCGGCAACGTTCGCACTCTCTCCAGCGATAATCTCATCACGGACTCCGCCGCCTCTGGGACCGCCTTTGCTTGCGGGGTGAAGTCTTACAATAACG CCATCGGCGTCAACCCCGCTGGCGAACCCGTCGGTTCCATCCTCGAGGCCGCCAAACTCGCAGGCATGAAGACGGGTCTGGTCGTCACCAGCACCATCAACCACGCTACTCCCGCGT GCTACGCGGCTCACGTTGCCGATCGCAACTCGTATGCTAAGATCGCGGAGCATGAGATCGGCTACGGGCATCCACTCGGCCCCGTCGCCGATATTCTCCTCGGAGGCGGCCGGTGCTACTTCAAGCCCGCGTCCGACTTGACCTCCTGCCGGAAGGATGAGGTTGATCTCTTTGGCTTCGCTCAGGAGAACGGTTACCACGTGGTGCAGAATCGGTCGGCCTTTGACGCCCTCAACAAGGGTCTCGGCGACATTCGCCTTCCTTACATTG GTCAAATGATGTACGAGATCGACCGCTCCCGCCAACCCTCACAAGAACCCTCCCTCCTAGAAATGGCCGAAACGGCCCTCAACTCCCTCCACCGCGGCACCCACTGCAGAGAAGAGGGTTACTTCCTCATGATCGAAGCCTCACGCATCGACCACGCAGGCCACGCCAACGACCCGGCCGCCCACCTCTTCGACACAATCCACTACAACGAGGTCATGGGCTTCGTCCGCGCGTGGATCGACGAACACCCAGACACCCTGCTCATGTCGGCCGCCGATCACGAGTGTGGCGGTCTGACGCTCAACGGCTTCAACCCGCTTCCCCTCGTCAAGGTCAACGCCTCGACTGAGTTTTTGATGCATGTTTGGGACGCGTACACTGGGTCTGATAAGAAGGCCTTTCTGGTGGGTGAGATTTTGCCCGAGTATGGGCTTGCTGATGCTACAGATGCCGAGGTGAATACCCTCCTCGCCGCTGGCTCGCTGAGCTCGGAGCTGGGGAATTTATTGGCTAGTCGTGCGGGTGTGCACTGGTCTACGGGTGGTCATACCGCTTCCGATATCACGCTGTACGGCTACGGTGCTGGCGAGAACGGACGGACCATCAAGGGTGACATGGCTGGTAATTGGGATAATACCGAGTTGCCAAAGTACATTGAGAAGGTTCTTGGTGTTGATATGGGACAGGCTACGGAGTTACTGAGGGCTAATGGGACGGACTGGGCTGGGAAGCGGGACCTGAGCCGACGGTCTGATGAGCATATTCATGGACATGACCATTCTCACTAG
- a CDS encoding cytosine-specific methyltransferase codes for MPPPLIEEEEEEEEMGDFDGGLPHNWEDDLDLLADPFFNAYDNNEIPDFEDRVPFQGLGALAPPPFVDNELSAPPIPGSPMLVDAVPEAPLQEQPVYDEDGKKIGTILPAITSTPRRNISVDIPSSTLTRPASLYQGEEQRPSEREWVAVRSLLQEIQQNSDNGDQNFIEFEIDDFAVYIDATVPGGNMKLYEEKRYPCEMRPLQHLSIQTACTQMYVDGVLSVGERQFFVRQIPFNELPIGNYGISEATVGSEIWIRSKYNVAIAKGEGPDVYYRLGSPAPEYRRYYAGFTWVADLAKHVVDYLSAAIDQSRRVTFRDFRSDFSRWLADTHGHSNAFSKWRRQYSGEDFCTAIVPNVQFIYKEAYGVLGHRATTIYLWREIRDFTAFTDSQEKMLKTGGSDADTPQTSPSPTPKPPKTCQPADIPRTVVTPYVNDLFHHLPCGPMMEATSPTARVGKLRRGVIRGLGLEEATRVHTAAKDIVEKTGQEVRVGDVISTHRDDNEDYWVREAASGFNDVDCWFGLVQKVHDVHNSRQKSFDVIWIYTPTHTLCGTMRYPWNNELFLSDHCTCGDAAVGKIKEDEVLAVHKVDWGGSSGTDAEFFCRQTYLHEERKWITFREQHLRCPHRQARPGFPYLAGDTLLVSLEPGNDATVEPCELVALPDAEGEVTFRRLERRHRLQPDMNVSPNEIVYTDEEFTLGQENIHGRCLVRVFRPDENIPPPYDRNGVGNAFFITQRWRDGVMISIEDAPIPLRQGFDPRKQFYKLRGFDLFCGGGNFGRGLEEGGAIEMNWANDINIKAIHTYMANATNVVHPFAGSIDDLQRLALQGKFSERVPEIGMVDFISGGSPCPGFSRLTIDKATPEQRKNQSLVAAFASFVDTYRPRYGLLENVMEILQPKGRRGEDVFSQLICALVGLGYQAEVFLLDAWNYGSPQSRSRVFLCFAAPGLALPEMPLHSHSHYTAKIRSRGLGWIPNGKSMVDRLTMPTPFKFVSAREATTDLPDIMDGKADCCISFPDHRVAVGVTKRLRTQMGVIPMHPYGMNFRKTWNKGKGVMTVAERSLFPEKGERVNELISNSWGRALPGKVMPTITTTPAPTDARVGFIMHWEQDRVLTIMEARRAQGFRDHEVLLGAPKDQWKVVGNSVARGVSLALGLSFRQAWLGSLIDGDEVAPKVQIAQDVSDDVQMMDTPPLAESRTSISDSASPASSLSRAVPAKRPLGSTLLVERFTSKMTKSSRTQTSSGSRSTVEVEDKVQAEATTSLVTSDIEIIEID; via the exons ATGCCTCCTCCGCTTATTG aggaagaggaagaggaagaggaaatggGGGATTTTGATGGCGGTCTCCCTCACAATTGGGAGGATGACTTGGATCTACTTGCGGACCCTTTCTTCAATGCTTACGACAACAACGAAATACCTGACTTTGAGGATCGCGTGCCTTTTCAAGGTCTGGGAGCATTAGCACCGCCACCCTTCGTCGATAATGAATTGTCCGCACCACCTATCCCTGGATCGCCGATGCTGGTCGACGCGGTACCAGAAGCCCCGTTACAGGAGCAGCCGGTGTATGACGAAGATGGCAAAAAAATAGGCACTATTCTACCTGCGATAACTAGCACACCTCGGCGGAACATATCAGTCGATATTCCTTCCAGCACTCTCACCAGGCCGGCGAGTCTTTACCAAGGCGAAGAGCAGCGACCTAGCGAACGAGAATGGGTAGCGGTTCGGTCTTTGCTCCAAGAGATACAGCAGAACAGCGACAATGGAGATCAAAACTTCATTGAGTTCGAGATCGATGACTTCGCCGTGTACATTGACGCTACGGTACCGGGTGGCAACATGAAGCTTTACGAGGAGAAACGGTATCCCTGCGAGATGCGTCCCCTGCAACATCTGAGTATTCAGACCGCTTGCACTCAGATGTATGTCGACGGTGTCTTGTCTGTGGGAGAGAGGCAATTCTTTGTTAGGCAAATTCCATTCAACGAATTGCCTATCGGCAACTACGGAATATCCGAGGCCACAGTCGGCTCTGAAATCTGGATACGCTCCAAATACAACGTTGCCATCGCCAAAGGAGAAGGTCCAGATGTGTATTATCGGCTTGGAAGCCCAGCTCCCGAGTACCGACGCTACTACGCCGGGTTTACTTGGGTTGCAGATCTGGCTAAGCACGTGGTGGACTATCTCTCCGCTGCTATAGACCAAAGCCGTCGTGTCACATTCCGGGACTTTCGATCCGACTTCTCACGATGGCTTGCAGATACGCATGGTCACTCGAATGCTTTCTCCAAATGGCGGAGGCAATACTCCGGAGAGGACTTCTGCACAGCAATTGTACCAAATGTCCAGTTCATCTATAAGGAAGCCTACGGAGTCCTTGGACACCGAGCTACAACTATCTATCTCTGGAGAGAGATTCGCGACTTCACTGCGTTCACCGATAGCCAGGAGAAGATGCTCAAGACCGGTGGAAGCGACGCTGACACGCCACAAACTTCACCGTCGCCAACACCAAAGCCTCCAAAAACGTGCCAGCCCGCTGACATACCCAGAACAGTAGTAACCCCTTACGTTAACGACCTCTTCCATCATCTACCCTGTGGACCGATGATGGAGGCAACTAGTCCGACCGCAAGGGTGGGAAAGCTCCGAAGGGGCGTCATTCGAGGCCTGGGCTTGGAGGAGGCTACAAGAGTTCACACAGCAGCCAAGGACATAGTTGAGAAGACCGGACAGGAAGTACGAGTCGGAGATGTGATTTCCACGCATAGAGACGACAACGAAGACTATTGGGTTCGAGAAGCCGCTTCTGGCTTCAATGATGTCGACTGCTGGTTTGGACTTGTCCAAAAAGTCCACGATGTCCACAATTCACGGCAGAAGAGCTTCGATGTCATTTGGATCTACACGCCGACGCATACACTCTGCGGCACTATGAGATATCCGTGGAACAACGAACTTTTCCTTTCCGACCACTGTACCTGCGGCGACGCTGCCGTCGGAAAGATCAAGGAGGATGAGGTATTGGCCGTCCACAAAGTAGACTGGGGAGGCTCGTCTGGAACCGACGCAGAGTTCTTTTGTCGCCAGACGTACCTCCACGAAGAGAGAAAATGGATCACATTCAGAGAGCAACACCTGCGATGCCCTCACCGCCAAGCAAGACCAGGATTTCCTTATCTAGCAGGAGACACTCTGTTGGTGAGCCTAGAGCCAGGTAACGACGCTACAGTCGAGCCCTGCGAGTTGGTAGCTCTCCCCGACGCCGAAGGCGAAGTAACGTTTCGCCGCCTGGAGCGCAGACATCGCCTGCAGCCCGACATGAATGTTTCACCCAACGAAATTGTCTACACTGACGAAGAGTTTACTCTTGGACAGGAAAACATCCACGGAAGATGTCTCGTCCGAGTCTTCCGCCCTGACGAAAATATACCACCACCATATGATCGTAACGGGGTGGGTAATGCATTCTTCATAACGCAGCGATGGCGAGATGGTGTTATGATTTCCATTGAGGATGCTCCCATACCGCTCAGGCAGGGATTTGATCCCAGAAAGCAGTTCTACAAGCTTCGTGGCTTCGATCTCTTCTGTGGAGGTGGAAATTTCGGTCGCGGTCTTGAAGAAGGCGGGGCGATAGAGATGAACTGGGCCAACGACATCAACATTAAGGCCATCCATACTTACATGGCCAATGCTACTAATGTCGTACATCCTTTCGCTGGATCGATTGACGACCTCCAACGACTTGCCCTGCAAGGGAAATTTAGTGAAAGGGTACCTGAGATCGGAATGGTTGACTTCATTTCGGGTGGGAGTCCATGCCCTGGCTTCTCACGCTTGACCATTGACAAGGCCACTCCTGAGCAACGCAAAAATCAGTCATTAGTGGCAGCATTTGCTTCGTTCGTTGACACGTACCGACCTCGCTATGGCCTGCTTGAGAACGTCATGGAGATCCTCCAGCCCAAGGGGCGCCGAGGCGAGGATGTGTTCAGCCAGTTGATTTGCGCCCTCGTCGGGCTCGGATACCAGGCTGAGGTCTTCTTGTTAGATGCCTGGAATTATGGATCACCACAAAGCCGCAGTCGAGTTTTCTTATGCTTTGCTGCGCCTGGTCTGGCTCTTCCCGAGATGCCTCTCCACTCTCATTCTCATTATACGGCTAAGATCCGCAGTCGAGGATTGGGATGGATTCCCAACGGGAAGTCAATGGTCGACCGGCTGACAATGCCCACCCCGTTCAAGTTTGTCAGTGCACGAGAGGCGACGACTGATTTGCCTGACATCATGGATGGAAAGGCAGACTGCTGTATCAGCTTTCCCGACCACAGAGTCGCCGTCGGTGTCACTAAAAGACTACGCACACAGATGGGTGTTATCCCAATGCACCCATACGGAATGAATTTCCGCAAGACTTGGAACAAAGGGAAGGGAGTCATGACCGTGGCCGAGAGGAGCCTCTTCCCGGAGAAAGGTGAGAGGGTTAATGAGCTTATATCTAACTCTTGGGGACGAGCTTTACCAGGCAAGGTCATGCCTACGATTACGACGACTCCCGCACCTACAGATGCCCGCGTGGGATTCATCATGCATTGGGAACAGGATCGCGTTTTGACGATCATGGAAGCCCGGCGTGCGCAAGGCTTCCGAGACCACGAAGTCCTCCTTGGGGCACCCAAAGACCAATGGAAAGTCGTTGGGAACAGTGTGGCTAGGGGGGTGTCATTAGCCTTGGGTCTGTCCTTTCGCCAGGCATGGTTGGGGTCTCTGATCGATGGAGATGAAGTCGCACCAAAAGTCCAAATCGCACAGGACGTCTCCGATGATGTGCAGATGATGGACACGCCGCCTCTGGCAGAATCGCGCACGAGCATCTCCGATTCTGCATCACCAGCGTCATCGTTGAGTCGCGCCGTCCCTGCGAAGCGTCCTCTAGGAAGCACACTTTTGGTTGAGCGATTCACGTCGAAGATGACGAAGTCGAGCCGGACACAGACATCAAGCGGTAGCAGAAGCACAGTCGAGGTGGAGGATAAAGTCCAGGCCGAAGCGACGACGTCGTTGGTGACCTCGGACATTGAGATCATTGAGATTGACTAG